One Pseudomonas sp. AN-1 genomic region harbors:
- a CDS encoding AEC family transporter, translated as MLSLFLQTLSVTLPVFAMLFLGVLLKRFGQIDDRFIHSASGLVFNVSMPVMLFLAILHADLEAALQPALLGYFALATLVGFALAWGWALWRCPRAERGVYVQGAFRGNNGIVGLALATSLYGDYGLSLGGVLGGLVILLYNSLAVLVLEVYNPDSRTSLWKILRGILRNPLILGVLAAMPFAWWQLRLPVWLTTSGEYLARLALPLALICIGGTLSLASLRASSGLALSASLMKMLWLPALATAGAWACGFRQAELGILFLFFASPTAAASFVMARAAGANHQLAAAIIVITTLLAVLTTNLGLFVLQWGGWI; from the coding sequence ATGCTCTCGCTGTTCCTGCAGACCCTGTCCGTCACGCTGCCGGTATTCGCCATGCTGTTCCTCGGCGTGCTGCTCAAGCGTTTCGGCCAGATCGACGACCGCTTCATCCACAGCGCCAGCGGCCTGGTGTTCAACGTCAGCATGCCGGTCATGCTGTTCCTCGCCATTCTCCACGCCGACCTCGAGGCGGCGCTGCAGCCGGCGCTGCTCGGCTACTTCGCCCTGGCCACCCTGGTGGGGTTCGCGCTCGCCTGGGGCTGGGCGCTGTGGCGCTGCCCGCGCGCCGAGCGCGGCGTCTACGTGCAGGGGGCGTTCCGCGGCAACAACGGCATCGTCGGCCTGGCGCTGGCCACCAGCCTGTACGGCGACTACGGCCTGTCGCTGGGCGGGGTGCTCGGCGGGCTGGTGATCCTGCTCTACAACAGCCTCGCCGTGCTGGTGCTGGAGGTCTACAACCCCGACAGCCGGACCAGCCTCTGGAAGATCCTCAGGGGCATCCTGCGCAATCCGCTGATCCTCGGCGTGCTGGCGGCGATGCCCTTTGCCTGGTGGCAGCTGCGCCTGCCGGTCTGGCTGACCACCTCGGGCGAATACCTCGCCCGGCTGGCCCTGCCGCTGGCGCTGATCTGCATCGGCGGCACCCTGTCGCTGGCCTCGCTGCGTGCCAGCAGCGGCCTGGCGCTGAGTGCCAGCCTGATGAAGATGCTCTGGCTGCCGGCGCTGGCCACCGCCGGCGCCTGGGCGTGCGGCTTCCGCCAGGCCGAGCTGGGCATCCTGTTCCTGTTCTTCGCCAGCCCGACGGCGGCGGCCAGTTTCGTCATGGCCCGCGCCGCCGGTGCCAACCACCAGCTGGCGGCGGCGATCATCGTGATCACCACCCTGCTGGCGGTGCTGACCACCAACCTCGGCCTGTTCGTGCTGCAGTGGGGCGGCTGGATCTGA
- a CDS encoding calcium/sodium antiporter → MTLMTFVYLIAGLVLLVAGAEVLVRGAARLAAQFGIPPLIIGLTVVAFGTSAPEMAVSVQSAFDGQGDIAVGNVVGSNIFNVLFILGLSALITPMLVSRQLIRFDVPIMIGASLLAWFLAMDQQYGRIDGVLLFGGVLAYTAFLIVGSLRARNEGASEEFEDEYGIQAPAGRFASLKHLAFIAVGLALLVYGSGLLVDGAVSLAKALGLSELVIGLTIIAAGTSLPEVATSVIAALKGERDIAVGNVVGSNIFNLLCVLGLASLVSPIPLDVSANAVAFDYPVMIAVAMACLPIFFAGYCIRRWEGALFFAYYLIYTTWLVMHSTDAPGLAMFSQAMTWFVLPLTLVTLVVIGFRAWQQQR, encoded by the coding sequence ATGACCCTGATGACCTTCGTCTACCTGATCGCCGGCCTGGTGCTGCTGGTCGCCGGCGCCGAGGTGCTGGTGCGCGGCGCCGCCCGCCTGGCAGCGCAGTTCGGCATCCCGCCGCTGATCATCGGCCTGACCGTGGTCGCCTTCGGTACCAGCGCGCCGGAAATGGCGGTCAGCGTGCAATCGGCCTTCGACGGCCAGGGCGACATCGCCGTGGGCAACGTGGTCGGCAGCAACATCTTCAACGTGCTGTTCATCCTCGGCCTGTCGGCGCTGATCACGCCGATGCTGGTGTCGCGCCAGCTGATCCGCTTCGACGTGCCGATCATGATCGGCGCCAGCCTGCTGGCCTGGTTCCTCGCCATGGACCAGCAGTACGGCCGGATCGACGGCGTGCTGCTGTTCGGCGGCGTGCTGGCCTACACCGCCTTCCTGATCGTCGGCAGCCTGCGCGCACGCAACGAGGGCGCCAGCGAGGAGTTCGAGGACGAATACGGCATCCAGGCGCCGGCCGGGCGCTTCGCCAGCCTCAAGCACCTGGCCTTCATCGCCGTCGGCCTGGCCCTGCTGGTGTACGGCTCGGGACTGCTGGTGGACGGCGCGGTGAGCCTGGCCAAGGCGCTCGGCCTGTCCGAGCTGGTGATCGGCCTGACCATCATCGCCGCCGGCACCTCCCTGCCGGAGGTGGCCACCTCGGTGATCGCCGCCCTCAAGGGCGAGCGCGACATCGCCGTGGGCAACGTGGTCGGCAGCAACATCTTCAACCTGCTCTGCGTGCTCGGCCTGGCCTCGCTGGTGTCGCCGATACCGCTCGACGTGTCGGCCAACGCCGTCGCCTTCGACTACCCGGTGATGATCGCCGTGGCCATGGCCTGCCTGCCGATCTTCTTCGCCGGCTACTGCATCCGCCGCTGGGAGGGCGCGCTGTTCTTCGCCTACTACCTGATCTACACCACCTGGCTGGTGATGCACAGCACCGACGCACCGGGGCTGGCCATGTTCAGCCAGGCGATGACCTGGTTCGTCCTGCCGCTGACCCTGGTCACCCTGGTGGTGATCGGTTTCCGCGCCTGGCAGCAGCAGCGCTGA
- a CDS encoding septal ring lytic transglycosylase RlpA family protein translates to MKHLLLATLLVLLAGCAGHAPQPAPAPTEAGGYRAEGKASWYGSRHHGRRTASGERFDQHALTAAHRQLPFGSKVKVTNLRNQRSVVVRINDRGPHARGRIIDLSRAAAERIGMLRSGTAPVRLERVTD, encoded by the coding sequence ATGAAACACCTGCTCCTCGCCACCCTCCTCGTCCTGCTGGCCGGCTGCGCCGGCCATGCGCCGCAGCCGGCTCCCGCCCCGACCGAGGCCGGCGGCTATCGTGCCGAAGGCAAGGCCTCCTGGTACGGCAGCCGCCACCACGGCCGGCGCACCGCCAGCGGCGAACGCTTCGACCAGCACGCGCTGACCGCCGCCCATCGCCAGCTGCCGTTCGGCAGCAAGGTCAAGGTCACCAACCTGCGCAACCAGCGCAGCGTGGTGGTGCGCATCAACGACCGCGGCCCGCACGCACGCGGCAGGATCATCGACCTGTCGCGCGCCGCCGCCGAACGCATCGGCATGCTGCGCAGCGGTACGGCACCGGTGCGTCTGGAGCGGGTGACGGACTGA
- the gatB gene encoding Asp-tRNA(Asn)/Glu-tRNA(Gln) amidotransferase subunit GatB produces the protein MQWETVIGLEIHAQLSTRSKIFSGSATTFGAEPNTQASLVDLGMPGTLPVLNEEAVRMAVKFGLAIDAELGRTNVFARKNYFYPDLPKGYQTSQMDHPVVGKGHLDITLEDGTVKRIGITRAHLEEDAGKSLHEDFHGMSGIDLNRAGTPLLEIVSEPDIRSAKEAVAYVKAIHALVRYLGICDGNMAEGSLRCDCNVSVRPKGQEAFGTRAEIKNVNSFRFIEKAINHEIQRQIELIEDGGKVVQETRLYDPNKDETRSMRGKEEANDYRYFPCPDLLPVVLEDSFIEQVRGELPELPGEKRARFESQYGLSAYDASVLSASREMAEYFEQVQAACGDAKLAANWVMGELSSLLNKEDLEIEQSPVSAAQLGGMILRIKDNTISGKIAKMVFEALAAGEGDSADAVIEAKGLKQVTDSGAIEAMLDEVLAANAAQVEQYRASDEAKRAKMFGFFVGQAMKASKGKANPGQVNELLKKKLEG, from the coding sequence ATGCAATGGGAAACCGTGATCGGGCTGGAAATCCACGCCCAGCTCAGCACCCGCTCGAAGATCTTCTCCGGCAGCGCCACCACCTTCGGCGCCGAGCCCAATACCCAGGCCAGCCTGGTCGACCTGGGCATGCCCGGCACCCTGCCGGTACTCAATGAAGAAGCCGTGCGCATGGCGGTGAAGTTCGGCCTGGCGATCGACGCCGAACTGGGCCGCACCAACGTGTTCGCGCGCAAGAACTACTTCTACCCGGACCTGCCCAAGGGCTACCAGACCAGCCAGATGGACCACCCGGTGGTCGGCAAGGGCCACCTGGACATCACCCTCGAGGACGGCACCGTCAAGCGCATCGGCATCACCCGCGCGCACCTGGAAGAAGACGCCGGCAAGAGCCTGCACGAGGACTTCCACGGCATGTCCGGGATCGACCTCAACCGCGCCGGCACCCCGCTGCTGGAGATCGTCTCCGAGCCGGACATCCGCTCGGCCAAGGAGGCGGTCGCCTACGTCAAGGCGATCCATGCGCTGGTGCGCTATCTGGGCATCTGCGACGGCAACATGGCCGAAGGCTCGCTGCGCTGCGACTGCAACGTCTCGGTGCGCCCCAAGGGCCAGGAAGCGTTCGGCACCCGCGCCGAGATCAAGAACGTCAACTCGTTCCGCTTCATCGAGAAAGCGATCAACCACGAGATCCAGCGGCAGATCGAGCTGATCGAGGACGGCGGCAAGGTGGTGCAGGAAACCCGCCTGTACGACCCGAACAAGGACGAGACCCGCTCGATGCGCGGCAAGGAAGAAGCCAACGACTACCGCTACTTCCCCTGCCCCGACCTGCTGCCGGTGGTGCTGGAAGACAGCTTCATCGAGCAGGTGCGCGGCGAGCTGCCGGAACTGCCGGGCGAGAAGCGCGCGCGCTTCGAGAGCCAGTACGGCCTGTCCGCCTACGACGCCAGCGTGCTCTCCGCCAGCCGCGAGATGGCCGAGTACTTCGAACAGGTACAGGCTGCCTGCGGCGACGCCAAGCTGGCCGCCAACTGGGTGATGGGCGAGCTGTCCAGCCTGCTCAACAAGGAAGACCTGGAGATCGAGCAGTCGCCGGTATCGGCCGCCCAGCTCGGCGGGATGATCCTGCGCATCAAGGACAACACCATCAGCGGCAAGATCGCCAAGATGGTGTTCGAGGCCCTCGCCGCCGGCGAAGGCGACTCGGCCGATGCCGTCATCGAGGCCAAGGGACTCAAGCAGGTCACCGACTCGGGCGCCATCGAGGCGATGCTGGATGAAGTGCTGGCCGCCAACGCCGCCCAGGTCGAGCAGTATCGCGCCAGCGACGAGGCCAAGCGCGCCAAGATGTTCGGCTTCTTCGTCGGCCAGGCCATGAAGGCCTCCAAGGGCAAGGCCAACCCCGGCCAGGTCAACGAGCTGCTGAAGAAGAAGCTCGAGGGCTGA
- the gatA gene encoding Asp-tRNA(Asn)/Glu-tRNA(Gln) amidotransferase subunit GatA: MMHRLTLAQIARGLAAKDFSSVELSDALLARIQQLDPQLNSFISVTADQARAQAAAADARRAAGETGALLGAPIAHKDLFCTKDVLTTCASKILANFKAPYDATVVEKLAAAGAVSLGKLNMDEFAMGSANESSHFGAVKNPWDLSRVPGGSSGGSAAAVAAGLIPAATGTDTGGSIRQPAALTNLTGLKPTYGRVSRWGMIAYASSLDQGGPIARTAEDCALLLGAMAGFDAKDSTSVDAPVDDYLAALNQPLAGLRIGLPKEYFGAGLDARIAAQVLAVVEELKRLGATVKDISLPNMQHAIPAYYVIAPAEASSNLSRFDGVRFGYRCENPVNLEDLYKRSRGEGFGAEVKRRIMVGTYALSAGYYDAYYLKAQKIRRLIKNDFVQAFGEVDVILGPTTPNPAWKLGAKSADPVSAYLEDIYTITANLAGIPGLSMPAGFVDGLPVGVQLLAPYFQEARLLNVAHQYQQVSDWHTRTPAGF; this comes from the coding sequence GTGATGCATCGACTGACTCTGGCGCAAATCGCCCGCGGCCTGGCCGCCAAGGACTTCTCCTCCGTCGAGCTGAGCGACGCCCTGCTCGCGCGCATCCAGCAGCTCGACCCGCAGCTCAACAGCTTCATCAGCGTCACCGCCGACCAGGCGCGCGCCCAGGCGGCGGCCGCCGACGCGCGGCGCGCGGCCGGCGAGACCGGCGCCCTGCTCGGCGCGCCGATCGCCCACAAGGACCTGTTCTGCACGAAAGACGTGCTGACCACCTGCGCCTCGAAGATCCTCGCCAACTTCAAGGCGCCCTACGACGCCACCGTGGTCGAGAAGCTGGCCGCCGCCGGCGCGGTCAGCCTCGGCAAGCTGAACATGGACGAGTTCGCCATGGGCTCGGCCAACGAATCCAGCCACTTCGGCGCGGTGAAGAACCCCTGGGACCTGTCCCGCGTGCCCGGCGGCTCCAGCGGCGGCTCGGCGGCGGCGGTCGCCGCCGGCCTGATCCCGGCCGCCACCGGCACCGACACCGGCGGCTCGATCCGCCAGCCGGCGGCGCTGACCAACCTCACCGGCCTCAAGCCCACCTATGGACGGGTATCCCGCTGGGGCATGATCGCCTACGCCTCAAGCCTCGACCAGGGCGGCCCCATCGCCCGCACCGCCGAGGACTGCGCCCTCCTGCTCGGCGCCATGGCCGGCTTCGACGCCAAGGATTCCACCAGCGTCGACGCCCCGGTGGACGACTACCTGGCCGCGCTGAACCAGCCGCTGGCCGGCCTGCGCATCGGCCTGCCGAAGGAGTACTTCGGCGCCGGCCTCGACGCGCGCATCGCCGCGCAGGTGCTGGCGGTGGTCGAGGAGCTGAAGAGGCTCGGCGCCACGGTCAAGGACATCTCGCTGCCGAACATGCAGCACGCGATTCCCGCCTACTACGTGATCGCCCCGGCCGAGGCCAGCTCCAACCTGTCGCGCTTCGACGGCGTGCGCTTCGGCTACCGCTGCGAGAACCCGGTCAACCTCGAAGACCTCTACAAGCGTTCGCGCGGCGAGGGCTTCGGCGCCGAGGTCAAGCGCCGCATCATGGTCGGCACCTACGCGCTGTCGGCCGGCTACTACGACGCCTACTACCTGAAGGCGCAGAAGATCCGCCGGCTGATCAAGAACGACTTCGTGCAGGCGTTCGGCGAGGTCGACGTGATCCTCGGCCCGACCACCCCGAACCCGGCGTGGAAGCTCGGTGCGAAGAGCGCCGATCCGGTGTCGGCCTACCTGGAAGACATCTACACCATCACCGCCAACCTCGCCGGCATCCCCGGCCTGTCCATGCCGGCCGGCTTCGTCGACGGCCTGCCGGTGGGCGTGCAGCTCTTGGCGCCGTACTTCCAGGAGGCGCGCCTGCTCAACGTGGCGCACCAGTACCAGCAGGTCAGCGACTGGCACACCCGCACCCCGGCCGGATTCTGA
- the gatC gene encoding Asp-tRNA(Asn)/Glu-tRNA(Gln) amidotransferase subunit GatC, which produces MALERSDVEKIAHLARLGLDEAEIPRTTETLNNILGLIDQMQAVNTDGIEPLAHPLEATQRLRADVVSEENHREDYQAIAPAVENGLYLVPKVIE; this is translated from the coding sequence ATGGCGCTCGAACGCTCCGACGTGGAAAAGATCGCCCACCTGGCCCGCCTGGGGCTGGACGAGGCGGAGATTCCGCGCACCACCGAGACCCTCAACAACATCCTCGGCCTGATCGACCAGATGCAGGCGGTGAACACCGACGGCATCGAACCGCTGGCCCACCCGCTGGAAGCCACCCAGCGTCTGCGCGCCGACGTGGTGAGCGAGGAAAACCACCGCGAAGACTACCAGGCCATCGCCCCGGCGGTGGAAAACGGCCTGTATCTGGTTCCCAAGGTGATCGAGTGA
- the mreB gene encoding rod shape-determining protein MreB — translation MLKKLRGMFSSDLSIDLGTANTLIYVRERGIVLNEPSVVAIRNQGNQKSVVAVGTDAKRMLGRTPGNISAIRPMKDGVIADFSVCEKMLQYFINKVHENSFLQPSPRVLICVPCKSTQVERRAIRESALGAGAREVFLIEEPMAAAIGAGLPVDEARGSMVVDIGGGTTEIALISLNGVVYAESVRVGGDRFDEAIVTYVRRNYGSLIGEATAERIKQEIGTAFPGSELREIDVRGRNLAEGVPRSFTLNSAEVHEALQESLAAIVQAVKSALEQSPPELASDIAERGLVLTGGGALLRDLDKLLAQETGLPVIVAEDPLTCVARGGGRALEMIDRHAMDLLSTE, via the coding sequence ATGTTGAAAAAACTGCGCGGCATGTTTTCCAGCGATCTGTCGATCGACCTGGGTACTGCCAACACCCTTATTTATGTGCGTGAGCGCGGGATTGTGCTCAACGAACCCTCCGTGGTCGCCATCCGCAACCAGGGCAATCAGAAGAGCGTGGTGGCTGTCGGGACCGACGCCAAGCGCATGCTGGGGCGTACCCCGGGCAACATCTCCGCCATCCGGCCGATGAAGGACGGCGTGATCGCCGACTTCAGCGTCTGCGAGAAGATGCTGCAGTACTTCATCAACAAGGTGCACGAGAACAGCTTCCTGCAGCCGTCGCCGCGCGTGCTGATCTGCGTGCCGTGCAAGTCGACCCAGGTCGAGCGCCGCGCGATCCGCGAGTCGGCCCTCGGCGCCGGCGCCCGCGAGGTGTTCCTGATCGAGGAGCCGATGGCCGCGGCCATCGGCGCCGGCCTGCCGGTGGACGAGGCGCGCGGCTCGATGGTGGTCGACATCGGCGGCGGCACCACCGAGATCGCCCTGATCTCGCTGAACGGCGTGGTCTACGCCGAATCCGTGCGCGTCGGCGGCGACCGCTTCGACGAGGCCATCGTCACCTACGTGCGCCGCAACTACGGCAGCCTGATCGGCGAGGCGACCGCCGAGCGCATCAAGCAGGAAATCGGCACCGCCTTCCCGGGCAGCGAACTGCGCGAGATCGACGTGCGTGGCCGCAACCTGGCCGAGGGCGTGCCGCGCAGCTTCACCCTCAACTCCGCCGAGGTGCACGAGGCGCTGCAGGAATCGCTGGCGGCCATCGTCCAGGCGGTGAAGAGCGCCCTCGAGCAGTCGCCGCCGGAGCTGGCCTCGGACATCGCCGAGCGCGGCCTGGTGCTGACCGGCGGCGGCGCGCTGCTGCGCGACCTGGACAAGCTGCTGGCCCAGGAAACCGGCCTGCCGGTGATCGTCGCCGAGGATCCGCTGACCTGCGTCGCCCGCGGCGGCGGTCGCGCCCTGGAGATGATCGACCGCCACGCCATGGACCTGCTGTCGACCGAGTAA
- the mreC gene encoding rod shape-determining protein MreC, producing the protein MKPLFAKGPSLGVRLLVLTVLSVALMVVDARFDALKPLRSQLGQVLTPLYWLAERPVRLWESVGQRFSSRDELIAENEKLKAEALLLQRRLQKLATLTEQNVRLRELLNSAALVDEQVLVGELIGIDPNPFTHRILIDKGEKDGVTLGQPVLDALGLMGQVVEVMPYTARVLLLTDTTHSIPVQVNRNGLRAIAVGTGNPEQLELRHVADTADIKEGDLLVSSGLGQRFPAGYPVATVKEVIHDSGQPFAVVRAVPTARLNRSRYLLLVFSDQRTPEQRAVDAALAQEAADREAAQSGAAPQPPASEPAAPPAPASPPRAASVPPAAPAAPAGGAR; encoded by the coding sequence ATCAAACCGCTTTTTGCCAAGGGGCCCTCGCTGGGCGTGCGCCTGCTGGTGCTCACCGTGCTGTCGGTGGCGCTGATGGTGGTGGACGCCCGTTTCGACGCGCTCAAGCCGCTGCGCAGCCAGCTGGGCCAGGTGCTCACGCCGCTGTACTGGCTGGCCGAGCGTCCGGTGCGCCTGTGGGAAAGCGTCGGCCAGCGGTTCAGCAGCCGCGACGAGCTGATCGCCGAGAACGAGAAGCTCAAGGCCGAGGCCCTGCTGCTGCAACGCCGCCTGCAGAAGCTGGCCACCCTCACCGAGCAGAACGTGCGCCTGCGCGAGCTGCTCAACTCGGCCGCGCTGGTCGACGAGCAGGTGCTGGTCGGCGAGCTGATCGGCATCGACCCCAATCCCTTCACCCACCGCATCCTCATCGACAAGGGCGAGAAGGACGGCGTCACCCTCGGCCAGCCGGTGCTCGACGCCCTCGGCCTGATGGGCCAGGTGGTCGAGGTGATGCCCTATACCGCCCGCGTGCTGCTGCTCACCGACACCACCCACAGCATTCCGGTGCAGGTCAACCGCAACGGCCTGCGCGCCATCGCCGTCGGCACCGGCAATCCCGAACAGCTCGAGCTGCGCCACGTCGCCGACACCGCCGACATCAAGGAAGGCGACCTGCTGGTCAGCTCCGGCCTCGGCCAGCGCTTCCCGGCCGGCTACCCGGTGGCCACGGTCAAGGAAGTGATCCACGACTCCGGCCAGCCGTTCGCCGTGGTCCGCGCGGTGCCGACCGCGCGCCTCAACCGCAGCCGCTACCTGCTGCTGGTGTTCAGCGACCAGCGCACCCCCGAGCAGCGTGCGGTGGACGCCGCGCTGGCCCAGGAGGCGGCTGATCGCGAGGCGGCCCAGTCGGGCGCCGCCCCGCAGCCGCCCGCGAGCGAGCCCGCCGCGCCGCCGGCGCCGGCCAGCCCGCCCCGCGCCGCTTCGGTGCCCCCGGCCGCCCCGGCGGCCCCCGCTGGAGGAGCCCGCTGA
- the mreD gene encoding rod shape-determining protein MreD: protein MVVVARSRNGWFVWFTLLLGLLLSVAPMPEFMQVGRPLWIGLLVAYWSLAAPQRIGMTRLWLLGLAADVLYGTPLGQNALVLALIVFMLMSLHQRLRMFPVWQQSLVLLVVFGLVQLVQLWLNTLTGNRPPTLLFLFPALVSALLWPWVFTVMRWFSVRLHIH, encoded by the coding sequence ATGGTGGTGGTCGCCCGTTCGCGCAACGGCTGGTTCGTCTGGTTCACCCTGCTGCTCGGCCTGCTGCTCAGCGTGGCGCCGATGCCCGAGTTCATGCAGGTCGGCCGGCCGCTGTGGATCGGCCTGCTGGTGGCCTACTGGTCGCTGGCGGCGCCGCAGCGCATCGGCATGACCCGCCTGTGGCTGCTCGGCCTGGCCGCCGACGTGCTCTATGGCACGCCCTTGGGGCAGAATGCCCTGGTGCTGGCGCTGATCGTGTTCATGCTGATGTCGCTGCACCAGCGCCTGCGCATGTTCCCGGTCTGGCAGCAGAGCCTGGTGCTGCTGGTGGTGTTCGGCCTGGTCCAGCTGGTCCAGTTGTGGCTCAACACCCTGACCGGCAACCGGCCGCCGACCCTGCTGTTCCTGTTTCCCGCGCTGGTCAGCGCGCTGCTCTGGCCCTGGGTGTTCACCGTCATGCGCTGGTTCAGCGTGCGTCTGCACATCCACTGA
- a CDS encoding Maf family protein, with the protein MSQLHLASASPRRRELLLQIGVPHRRVDAPVDESVLPGEAPTAYVERLARAKAAAGLAALDGQGCVLGADTAVVLDGRILGKPADRADALAMLAALSGRSHEVLTAVAVADATRCLARVVSSRVHFRPITAGEGDAYWNTGEPQDKAGGYAIQGLAAIFVERLEGSYSAVVGLPLAESAALLAEFGIACWQSAADA; encoded by the coding sequence GTGAGCCAGCTCCATCTCGCTTCCGCCTCGCCGCGCCGCCGCGAACTGCTGCTGCAGATCGGCGTTCCCCACCGCCGCGTCGACGCGCCCGTCGACGAAAGCGTGCTGCCCGGCGAAGCGCCGACCGCCTATGTCGAGCGCCTGGCGCGGGCCAAGGCCGCCGCCGGCCTGGCCGCGCTGGACGGCCAGGGCTGCGTGCTGGGCGCCGATACCGCGGTGGTGCTCGACGGACGCATCCTCGGCAAGCCGGCGGACCGCGCCGACGCCCTGGCCATGCTCGCCGCGCTGTCCGGGCGCAGCCACGAGGTGCTCACCGCCGTGGCGGTGGCCGACGCGACCCGCTGCCTGGCCCGGGTGGTGAGCAGCCGTGTGCACTTTCGCCCAATCACCGCCGGCGAAGGCGATGCATACTGGAATACCGGCGAGCCGCAGGACAAGGCCGGCGGCTACGCGATCCAGGGCCTGGCGGCGATCTTCGTCGAGCGCCTGGAGGGCAGCTATTCGGCCGTGGTCGGCCTGCCGCTGGCCGAGAGCGCGGCGCTGCTCGCCGAGTTCGGCATCGCCTGCTGGCAGTCCGCCGCCGACGCGTGA
- the rng gene encoding ribonuclease G: MSEEILINITPMESRVAVVENGVLQEVHVERTQRRGIVGNIYKGKVVRVLPGMQAAFVDIGLERAAFIHASEISSREGHAVESISALVHEGQSLVVQVTKDPIGTKGARLTTQLSIPSRYLVYMPRTSHVGISLKIEGEAERERLKQVVASCVAAEGIEEQGGFILRTAAEGAGYDEILADIRYLRRLWEQISSQMQSAGAPSVIYEDLSLALRTLRDLVSPRTEKIRIDSRETFQRVGLFVGELMPEVADRLEHYPGERPIFDLYGVEDEIQKALERKVLLKSGGYLIIDPAEAMTTIDVNTGAFVGHRNLEETIFKTNLEAATAIARQLRLRNLGGIIIIDFIDMEDEEHRRQVLRTLEKMLERDHAKTNIIGITELGLVQMTRKRTRESLQQVLCEPCPSCQGRGQLKTAETVCYEIFREILREARAYQAEGYLVLANDKVVGRLLDEESGNVADLEAFIGRPIRFQVESEYSQEQFDVVLL; encoded by the coding sequence ATGAGCGAAGAGATCCTGATCAACATCACCCCGATGGAGTCCCGCGTGGCGGTGGTGGAAAACGGTGTGCTGCAGGAAGTGCACGTCGAGCGCACCCAGCGCCGCGGCATCGTCGGCAACATCTACAAGGGCAAGGTGGTGCGCGTGCTGCCGGGCATGCAGGCGGCCTTCGTCGACATCGGCCTGGAGCGCGCCGCCTTCATCCACGCCTCGGAAATCTCCAGCCGCGAGGGCCATGCGGTGGAGAGCATCAGCGCCCTGGTCCACGAGGGGCAGAGCCTGGTGGTGCAGGTGACCAAGGACCCGATCGGCACCAAGGGCGCGCGGCTGACCACCCAGCTGTCGATCCCCTCGCGCTACCTGGTGTACATGCCGCGCACCAGCCACGTCGGCATCTCGCTGAAGATCGAGGGCGAGGCCGAGCGCGAGCGGCTCAAGCAGGTGGTGGCCAGCTGCGTGGCCGCCGAGGGCATCGAGGAGCAGGGTGGTTTCATCCTGCGCACCGCCGCCGAGGGCGCCGGCTACGACGAGATCCTCGCCGACATCCGCTACCTGCGCCGCCTGTGGGAGCAGATTTCCAGCCAGATGCAGAGCGCCGGCGCGCCCTCGGTGATCTACGAGGACCTGTCGCTGGCCCTGCGCACCCTGCGCGACCTGGTCAGCCCGCGCACCGAGAAGATCCGCATCGACTCGCGGGAGACCTTCCAGAGGGTCGGCCTGTTCGTCGGCGAGCTGATGCCGGAGGTGGCCGACCGCCTCGAGCACTATCCCGGCGAGCGGCCGATCTTCGACCTGTACGGCGTCGAGGACGAGATCCAGAAGGCGCTGGAGCGCAAGGTGCTGCTCAAGTCCGGCGGCTACCTGATCATCGACCCGGCCGAGGCGATGACCACCATCGACGTCAACACCGGCGCCTTCGTCGGCCATCGCAACCTCGAGGAAACCATCTTCAAGACCAACCTCGAGGCGGCCACCGCCATCGCCCGCCAGCTGCGCCTGCGCAACCTCGGCGGGATCATCATCATCGACTTCATCGACATGGAAGACGAGGAGCACCGCCGCCAGGTGCTGCGCACCCTGGAGAAGATGCTCGAGCGCGACCATGCCAAGACCAACATCATCGGCATCACCGAGCTGGGCCTGGTGCAGATGACCCGCAAGCGCACCCGCGAGAGCCTGCAGCAGGTGCTCTGCGAGCCCTGCCCGAGCTGCCAGGGACGCGGCCAGCTGAAGACCGCGGAGACCGTGTGCTACGAGATCTTCCGCGAGATCCTGCGCGAGGCGCGCGCCTACCAGGCCGAAGGCTACCTGGTGCTGGCCAACGACAAGGTGGTGGGCCGCCTGCTCGACGAGGAGTCGGGTAACGTCGCCGATCTGGAGGCCTTCATCGGCCGGCCGATCCGCTTCCAGGTGGAAAGCGAGTATTCCCAGGAGCAGTTCGATGTGGTGCTGCTCTGA